Proteins encoded within one genomic window of Bacillus sp. SM2101:
- a CDS encoding heme lyase CcmF/NrfE family subunit has protein sequence MYLIGSTAVYLALVISIYSFIILILGIRKQNQKLINSGKNGVLSIFLLTSVSMFVLFYALGTSQFQFKYVSTYTSSDLPLIYKLSALWAGNAGSLLLWTFFLTMYATMVVFSRKMKGNPMVPYIGTIMLGNIIFFYFLLATTTKPFELNDIIPEVGKGLNPMLQDPGMILHPVTLYLGYVGLSVPFAFAIAALILKNVDAFWIRMTRRWTIVAWLFLTLGNIIGGYWAYLELGWGGYWAWDPVENASFMPWLTVTAFLHSVMIQERKQMLKIWNISLIILSYALTLFGTFLVRSGVLTSVHAFGDSNLGTYFLIFMALAVLFALYVMMSRFHLLRQNSGQFESFLSKESSFLINNLILVGATFAVFWGTIFPLISEAVKGTKVTVGVPFFNTVMSPIMLALMFVMAICPLIAWQRSTVRNLRKNFLIPAILSLLVAMLLILLDIKKAYPIIGFAVVAFMIFTHILEVSRGVKARKSVTGENVIVALGRLMSRNRRRYGGYIVHIGIALMAVGIIGSNNFNVETMKTLAMGESIELAEYTITYENLQQKREGINDVVFATLKINKNGQDIGYAEAEKIFYGSFEQPSTEVALISNWDEDLYIVLSGWEQDLRATFVIRINPLVKWIWTGGMVVLIGAIFAVWSGKYGNITPRYKGVQRHVS, from the coding sequence ATGTATTTAATTGGTAGTACAGCTGTTTATTTAGCATTAGTCATTTCAATCTATTCATTTATTATTCTCATATTAGGAATAAGAAAGCAAAACCAAAAGTTAATAAATAGTGGGAAGAATGGTGTGTTATCGATCTTTTTATTAACAAGTGTTTCAATGTTTGTCTTATTCTACGCTTTAGGTACAAGTCAATTTCAATTTAAGTATGTTTCTACGTATACAAGTAGCGATTTACCACTTATATATAAGCTTTCAGCATTATGGGCAGGTAATGCAGGTTCTTTATTATTATGGACATTTTTCTTAACGATGTACGCAACGATGGTTGTGTTTTCAAGAAAAATGAAAGGCAATCCAATGGTTCCTTATATTGGAACAATCATGCTTGGAAATATTATTTTCTTTTACTTCTTGTTAGCAACGACTACGAAACCTTTTGAACTGAATGATATTATTCCAGAGGTTGGGAAAGGTTTAAATCCAATGTTACAAGACCCAGGGATGATTTTACATCCAGTAACATTGTACTTAGGTTATGTAGGACTTTCTGTACCTTTTGCATTTGCTATCGCTGCTTTAATACTAAAGAATGTAGACGCTTTTTGGATTCGTATGACGAGACGTTGGACAATAGTAGCGTGGTTATTTTTAACTCTTGGCAATATAATCGGAGGTTATTGGGCTTATCTTGAGCTCGGATGGGGTGGCTATTGGGCATGGGACCCTGTTGAAAATGCATCCTTCATGCCTTGGTTAACTGTTACTGCTTTTTTACACTCGGTAATGATTCAAGAACGCAAGCAGATGTTGAAGATTTGGAATATTAGTTTGATTATTCTTTCATACGCATTAACATTATTTGGAACTTTCCTTGTAAGAAGTGGCGTCTTAACTTCAGTTCATGCTTTTGGAGATAGTAATTTAGGTACTTACTTTTTAATTTTTATGGCACTTGCAGTCTTATTTGCACTATATGTAATGATGAGTCGCTTTCATTTATTAAGACAAAACAGCGGACAGTTTGAGTCATTTTTATCAAAAGAAAGTAGTTTTTTAATCAATAATTTAATACTTGTTGGTGCGACATTTGCAGTATTTTGGGGAACAATTTTTCCACTCATTTCTGAGGCGGTTAAAGGAACGAAGGTTACGGTTGGTGTCCCTTTCTTTAATACAGTTATGTCACCTATCATGCTTGCATTAATGTTTGTTATGGCTATTTGCCCTTTAATCGCTTGGCAACGCTCAACTGTAAGAAATCTACGAAAAAACTTTTTAATTCCAGCAATTTTGAGCTTACTAGTTGCTATGTTACTAATACTTCTAGATATTAAAAAAGCTTATCCGATTATCGGCTTTGCTGTTGTTGCATTCATGATTTTTACTCATATTCTTGAAGTTAGTCGCGGGGTAAAGGCTAGAAAGTCAGTTACTGGAGAAAATGTCATTGTTGCACTTGGCCGTTTAATGTCACGTAATCGCAGACGGTACGGTGGCTATATCGTTCATATTGGGATAGCTCTAATGGCAGTAGGTATAATTGGTTCAAATAACTTCAATGTTGAAACAATGAAGACGCTAGCGATGGGAGAAAGTATTGAACTTGCAGAGTACACAATTACCTATGAGAACTTACAACAAAAGCGTGAAGGTATCAATGATGTAGTGTTTGCCACTCTAAAAATTAACAAAAACGGTCAAGATATAGGATATGCTGAAGCTGAGAAAATCTTTTATGGTTCATTCGAACAACCGTCTACTGAGGTAGCTCTTATTAGTAATTGGGACGAAGATCTTTATATTGTGTTAAGTGGTTGGGAGCAAGATTTAAGAGCTACATTTGTTATTCGGATTAATCCACTTGTAAAATGGATTTGGACGGGTGGCATGGTTGTTTTAATAGGCGCAATATTTGCTGTTTGGAGCGGAAAATACGGCAATATTACTCCGAGATATAAAGGGGTACAGCGACATGTATCTTAA
- a CDS encoding cytochrome c maturation protein CcmE: protein MNKNKKVLFGGSLIIIAILTLLIAATPGSSGTELTLTQLLANEEKYSDKFVMTQGLLIEDSIDWNADNIELRFTVRDEDGNELPIFYQGVRPDNFSEDVTAIVEGYIQEDGVFFAEKLQTKCPSKYEDQDKSDYDPELHKKIENEE, encoded by the coding sequence ATGAACAAAAATAAAAAAGTATTGTTTGGTGGAAGTTTGATCATCATAGCTATTCTCACATTGCTCATAGCTGCTACACCAGGTTCAAGCGGTACAGAGTTGACACTTACACAACTTTTAGCAAATGAAGAGAAGTACAGCGATAAATTCGTCATGACCCAAGGATTATTAATTGAAGATTCAATTGATTGGAATGCAGATAATATAGAACTTCGCTTTACAGTACGAGACGAAGATGGTAATGAGCTTCCTATATTTTATCAAGGGGTGCGACCAGACAATTTTAGTGAAGATGTAACTGCAATTGTAGAGGGGTATATACAAGAGGATGGTGTGTTTTTTGCTGAGAAACTTCAAACTAAGTGTCCATCCAAATATGAAGACCAAGATAAAAGTGACTATGACCCAGAGCTTCATAAAAAGATAGAAAATGAGGAGTAA